The proteins below are encoded in one region of Streptomyces marianii:
- a CDS encoding chitinase, giving the protein MDRTTRRRRWLGGVLALAVGAGLGLTGGAGTALAADVNNARNAGFESGLTNWTCSGGSGAVVSSPVHGGASALRGTPSGQDNAKCSQTVSVKPDSTYRLSAWVQGSYVYLGASGTGTTDVSVWTPGGSGWSQLSTTFTTGSATTSVTVYTHGWYGQPAYFADDVSVFGPDGGGGGDPDPVVPPAPGGLTAGAVTSSSVALSWSGSSGATGYHVYRNGTRVQSVTGTSTTVTGLAASTSYQFRVSAANAAGESAKSAPVTATTSGGGDPGNPSVPKHAVTGYWQNFDNGATAQKLRDVPSQYDIIAVSFADSTATAGQIVFNLDPAVGYGSVDEFKSDIAAKKSAGKSVILSVGGERGNVTINSDASATAFADSAYALMQSYGFSGIDIDLEHGINSAYLTKALRQLSTKAGSSLVLTMAPQTIDMQNTGTEYFRTALAVKDILTVVNMQYYNSGSMLGCDQKVYSQGSVDFLTALACIQLEGGLDPSQVGIGVPASTRGAGSGYVDPQIVKNALDCLTRGTNCGSFKPSRAYPTLRGAMTWSTNWDATAGNAWSNAVGPHVHNLP; this is encoded by the coding sequence GTGGACCGCACCACACGCAGACGCAGATGGCTCGGCGGAGTGCTGGCGCTGGCCGTCGGCGCCGGGCTCGGGCTGACCGGTGGGGCCGGCACAGCGCTGGCCGCCGACGTCAACAACGCCAGGAACGCCGGGTTCGAGTCGGGACTCACGAACTGGACGTGCTCCGGCGGGAGCGGAGCCGTGGTGTCGTCGCCGGTCCACGGCGGGGCCTCGGCGCTCAGGGGCACGCCCTCCGGACAGGACAACGCGAAGTGCTCGCAGACCGTGTCCGTGAAGCCCGACTCGACGTACCGGCTCAGCGCCTGGGTGCAGGGCTCGTACGTGTACCTGGGCGCGAGCGGGACGGGAACGACCGACGTGTCGGTCTGGACGCCGGGCGGCTCGGGCTGGTCCCAGCTGAGCACCACGTTCACGACGGGCTCGGCCACCACGTCCGTGACGGTGTACACCCACGGCTGGTACGGGCAGCCGGCCTACTTCGCCGACGACGTCTCGGTGTTCGGGCCCGACGGGGGCGGCGGCGGTGACCCCGACCCGGTGGTGCCCCCGGCTCCGGGCGGGCTCACCGCGGGTGCGGTGACCTCGTCCTCCGTGGCGCTGAGCTGGTCCGGCTCGTCCGGCGCGACCGGCTACCACGTGTACCGGAACGGCACCAGGGTCCAGTCGGTCACCGGAACCTCGACCACGGTGACCGGGCTGGCCGCCTCGACGTCCTACCAGTTCCGGGTGTCCGCCGCGAACGCCGCCGGAGAGTCGGCGAAGTCGGCGCCGGTGACCGCGACGACCTCGGGCGGCGGCGACCCGGGCAACCCCTCGGTGCCGAAGCACGCGGTGACCGGCTACTGGCAGAACTTCGACAACGGCGCGACCGCGCAGAAGCTGCGGGACGTGCCGTCGCAGTACGACATCATCGCGGTCTCGTTCGCCGACTCGACCGCGACCGCCGGCCAGATCGTGTTCAACCTCGACCCGGCCGTCGGTTACGGATCCGTGGACGAGTTCAAGAGCGACATCGCCGCCAAGAAGAGCGCCGGGAAGTCGGTCATCCTCTCCGTCGGCGGTGAACGCGGCAACGTCACCATCAACAGCGACGCGTCCGCGACGGCCTTCGCCGACAGCGCGTACGCCCTGATGCAGAGCTACGGCTTCAGCGGGATCGACATCGACCTCGAGCACGGCATCAACTCGGCGTATCTGACGAAGGCCCTGCGCCAACTGTCGACGAAGGCGGGCTCCTCGCTGGTCCTGACGATGGCTCCGCAGACCATCGACATGCAGAACACCGGGACGGAGTACTTCAGGACCGCCCTCGCCGTGAAGGACATCCTCACCGTCGTCAACATGCAGTACTACAACAGCGGTTCGATGCTCGGCTGCGACCAGAAGGTCTACTCCCAGGGTTCGGTCGACTTCCTCACCGCGCTCGCCTGCATCCAGCTCGAGGGCGGCCTCGACCCGTCCCAGGTGGGGATCGGCGTTCCGGCCTCCACCCGGGGTGCCGGGAGCGGCTACGTCGACCCGCAGATCGTGAAGAACGCGCTGGACTGCCTCACCCGGGGCACCAACTGCGGCTCGTTCAAGCCCTCGCGGGCGTACCCCACCCTGCGCGGTGCGATGACCTGGTCGACGAACTGGGACGCGACGGCCGGCAACGCCTGGTCCAACGCGGTCGGACCGCACGTGCACAACCTGCCCTGA